Proteins from a genomic interval of Paenibacillus sp. FSL R5-0623:
- a CDS encoding carbohydrate ABC transporter permease produces MNSRLYNSPAGKVFDIFNYVMLGILGILTVLPFLYIIGNSFATEAEITERSFFLIPKVFSFSAYEYIFSSSTIFRSIGVSIFVTVAGTLVNLFFTLTMAYPLSRSDFWGRNVMMNMVIFSMLFGGGMIPTYLVIRGLGLLDSYWALMLPGAISAFNLIVVKNFFQQMPPGLEEAARIDGCSDLGVLWRIVLPLSKPVIATFALFYAVGHWNNFFSALLYISDSDKWPLQVMLRQIVLLSQASVGDMANMDPNFVQPPEQSIKMAVIVVGTIPILLVYPFLQKHFAKGVMLGSIKG; encoded by the coding sequence GGGATTCTGGGCATATTAACCGTCCTTCCGTTCCTGTATATAATAGGGAATTCTTTCGCAACGGAAGCCGAGATTACCGAACGCAGTTTTTTCCTCATTCCGAAGGTGTTTTCCTTCAGCGCGTATGAGTATATCTTTTCATCGTCCACGATCTTTCGCAGCATTGGTGTTTCCATTTTCGTCACGGTGGCAGGTACACTGGTCAATCTGTTTTTCACATTAACGATGGCTTATCCACTATCCAGAAGTGACTTTTGGGGTCGCAACGTCATGATGAACATGGTAATTTTCTCGATGTTATTTGGCGGTGGCATGATTCCAACGTATCTCGTCATTCGCGGACTGGGACTGCTTGATTCCTACTGGGCCCTTATGCTTCCTGGCGCGATCAGCGCTTTTAACTTAATAGTTGTCAAAAACTTTTTTCAGCAAATGCCGCCCGGGCTGGAGGAAGCGGCCCGCATCGACGGCTGTTCGGATCTCGGGGTGCTGTGGCGAATCGTTCTGCCTTTATCGAAGCCGGTCATTGCCACGTTTGCCTTGTTTTACGCCGTAGGCCACTGGAACAACTTTTTCTCGGCACTGCTGTACATTTCCGACAGTGACAAATGGCCACTGCAAGTCATGCTGAGACAGATCGTGTTACTCTCGCAAGCCAGTGTCGGAGATATGGCAAACATGGACCCCAATTTTGTTCAGCCACCAGAGCAGTCGATCAAAATGGCGGTGATCGTTGTAGGTACCATTCCGATTTTGCTGGTGTATCCGTTTTTGCAGAAGCATTTTGCCAAAGGTGTCATGTTAGGTTCAATCAAAGGCTAA